GAAATATTAATGATATCACCCGAGCTTTGTTCAATCATGCCTGGAAGCACAGCTCTTGTTACATAATAGGTGCCCATCAAGTTTACATCAATCATACTTTTGAAATCCTCTGGGGATTGTTCGAGGAATTTAGCGAACTTTCCAATTCCCGCATTATTAATCAAAATATCAATCGAGCCAAGTTCAGATTTTATGTGATCAACCGCAGCGGTGACAGACTCGTTATTTGATACGTCAGCTGTAGCCATTGTCACTTGAACGTCGTATTCTTCTAATTCTTTAACGACATTCTCCAAGTTGGCGGATGTTCTGCCAACGAGTCCTACATTGACGCCTTCTTTAGCGAAAGCAATTGCTGTTGCTCGTCCGATACCTCTTCCGGCTCCAGTAATTAAAGCTGTTTTACCTTTTAAGTTTTGCATGAAATCTTCTCCTTCGTCCTAAATAATTTACCAATGTTAGTGTACCAAATTCATCATAGGTAAACTAAAACAAGCGTCTTGGGGAACCTACAACCGTTCGATTAATTCTAGTTGGAAGTCGCCCACTTGATTTTCCTTGTATAGATTCGTGATGGAAGTTGAGTACGAATGAATGGTTGCCGGAAATTCAATTTCTTTTTCGGGAACCTTGACATGGAAGTTCATCTGATAGAGCAGTGTAGTGATGTCATGATACTCTTCGCTTGTTACTTTGAAATTAAAACTGATTTTCCGTAATTTCTTGCCAGCGGCTTTATCGTTAACCTCTTCTTCATGAAAATCAGTGATGGAAATGGATACATCATTCAAAAATACTTGTTGGACCATGGAATTTTCACCTCACATTGAGTTATGAAGCATTTTACTATAAATAGCGTCAGGTTTCATTTTCCTCGTTCTTGTAATGCTATTATTATCCATTTCGTTTATACTGAGTAAGAACTGATTTTTATTATAAAAGGAGAATAAGCATGACAGGAAAAACACATATCTTAGGCGGAATTGCAGCAAGTCTTGCTTATACGCAATTTACCAATCATGATCCTCTCATTATGGTTGGGGCGGGGATTGTCGGTGCGTTACTACCAGACATTTGCCATAGAGGTAGCAAAATCGGAAGAAAATTACCGATTTTATCGAAAATGATTAATGTGTTATTTGGACATCGCACATTTACGCATAGTTTATTATTTCTAGTCATTATCACGTGGTTACTGAACTCATTTATTCCAAGCGAGGCGGTAAAGGCGGGGGTTCTGGCAGGAATGGTGAGCCATTATGTATTGGATATGGCGACGAAAAACGGGATTAAATTATTTTTCCCGCTTAGCATGACAGTTCGCTTTCCATTGACAACAAGAACTGGGGGTAAGATTGAAAGTCTTGTGTTTAGTATTTTATCGCTCCTTTCGTTTTATTTTGCCTATCATACATTTAGTATTTATTTATGAAAGCCATGTTAACATTATTTTCTTTCTCAACTAACGCAGATAATTTGAATATCATTTGTCGTGATTGGATTATTTACTATAAAAGGAAGTGTAAGTTGTGAGCAATTTCCCCGTATTGAAAGAGTATTCAATCAAACATCAAAATGAAATAATAGATTTGATACTCCATATTCAGCAAAAAGAGTACAATGTTGCCATAACAAAAGATGATCAACCTGATTTACTATGTATTAAGGATTTTTATCAGACGGGAAACGGGAATTTTTGGGTTGCAATTCAAGATGATACAGTAATTGGTACAATTAGTCTGTTGGATATAGGGAACCAAGAGTTAGCATTAAGAAAAATGTTTGTGAAGAAGGAATACAGAGGTCCAAAATACCAAGTGGGAAGCCGATTGTTGAATAATGCTTTAAGATGGGCAAATGAAAAGTCGATAAAAGGAGTATATCTGGGAACCACACCACAATTTGTTGCTGCTCACAGATTTTATGAAAAAAATGGATTTGAAAGTATAGAAATTGAAAAGTTGCCTGCAAGTTTTCCAGTATTGGAGGTTGACAAAAAGTTTTATAGATATTTGATTAGTTAACTTGAAAAATTTAAAAAAGTATGGAACAACTATTAAACACTTTCGTTGTGTGAAACAGGTGAGTTGGTTAACACATCAAAAAAATAAAGCTCCGAAAGTGATTCGCTGCGTGTTTGACGCATGCGGATCTTTTTTTGTTTGGGTAAGAATGAAGGTTTTTACGATGGATATGTTGAACCTATCTATATTACAAACTAAAAATAAGGGGTGAAGTACAAGATGGAATTTATAGTGGAACAGGTCGAAGATATTAATCAGATAGATATATCGCAATTGGTAAAAGAAAGCGAGGCGGAGGGGTATCGTTTTTTAACGCGCTTAGTAAATGATTATAAAGACGGCAGTAATACGTTTGATAAACCTGGGGAAGCTTTATTTTTTATAGAGAATGAATCGGGAGAAGTTGTTGCGATAGGCGGGGTGAATCAATCGCCATTTTCTGATGATAAAGACGTTGCACGACTGCAAAGATTTTATGTAGCTGCGGATGCAAGGCGACAAGGTATAGGTTCTATATTGTTAGAAGAAATCGTCCGACATTCACGCGATACGTTCCGCGAAATGACGGTCCGAACTGAATCTTCAAAGGCAGATGCTTTTTATCGAGCAAATGGTTTTGAATTAGATGATTCCGCTTCAGAGACGACACATATGATTTCGTTGTAAAAAGTTAGGGAGGGGTTCTATAAGGACAGTGGGGCGTTTGTACTTGACAACGTCCCAATTTGCAATAAAGGCTCATACTTCAACGAGGAAAGGAATGGCTGAAATGATCATTCGAAAAGCGGATATAAAAGATATACCAGGGATCGCGAAGGTCCATGTG
This genomic window from Sporosarcina sp. Marseille-Q4063 contains:
- a CDS encoding GNAT family N-acetyltransferase — protein: MSNFPVLKEYSIKHQNEIIDLILHIQQKEYNVAITKDDQPDLLCIKDFYQTGNGNFWVAIQDDTVIGTISLLDIGNQELALRKMFVKKEYRGPKYQVGSRLLNNALRWANEKSIKGVYLGTTPQFVAAHRFYEKNGFESIEIEKLPASFPVLEVDKKFYRYLIS
- a CDS encoding DUF3219 family protein; the protein is MVQQVFLNDVSISITDFHEEEVNDKAAGKKLRKISFNFKVTSEEYHDITTLLYQMNFHVKVPEKEIEFPATIHSYSTSITNLYKENQVGDFQLELIERL
- a CDS encoding metal-dependent hydrolase, with the protein product MTGKTHILGGIAASLAYTQFTNHDPLIMVGAGIVGALLPDICHRGSKIGRKLPILSKMINVLFGHRTFTHSLLFLVIITWLLNSFIPSEAVKAGVLAGMVSHYVLDMATKNGIKLFFPLSMTVRFPLTTRTGGKIESLVFSILSLLSFYFAYHTFSIYL
- a CDS encoding GNAT family N-acetyltransferase; translated protein: MEFIVEQVEDINQIDISQLVKESEAEGYRFLTRLVNDYKDGSNTFDKPGEALFFIENESGEVVAIGGVNQSPFSDDKDVARLQRFYVAADARRQGIGSILLEEIVRHSRDTFREMTVRTESSKADAFYRANGFELDDSASETTHMISL
- a CDS encoding 3-ketoacyl-ACP reductase, with amino-acid sequence MQNLKGKTALITGAGRGIGRATAIAFAKEGVNVGLVGRTSANLENVVKELEEYDVQVTMATADVSNNESVTAAVDHIKSELGSIDILINNAGIGKFAKFLEQSPEDFKSMIDVNLMGTYYVTRAVLPGMIEQSSGDIINISSTAGERGGAVTSAYSASKFGVLGLSESLMQEVRKHNIRVTALTPSTVATDLAFAENLTDGNPENVMQPEDLAELMVAQLKLHPRVFLKSAGLWSTNP